One Oryza glaberrima chromosome 11, OglaRS2, whole genome shotgun sequence genomic region harbors:
- the LOC127755412 gene encoding dirigent protein 1-like yields MAASSSLSPSLLLGCSFLIAAAVLLRRHDSAAAATTTTTHLHFYMHDAYTGPAPTAMRVVSGRSLLQSTTDIVDGSSPPRQFGDIVVLNNALTEGPDAGSARVGTAQGFGVRVSEGGLVTDLSMHLVMEAGEHRGSSVAIKGRIDVGVGVRESVVVGGTGRFRLARGYMASSSYDYSLAAGGVVEIHVYLQH; encoded by the coding sequence ATggcggcgtcatcctccctgtctccttccctcctcctcggctGCTCCTTCCTCATCGCGGCCGCcgtcctccttcgccgccatgacagcgccgccgccgccaccaccaccaccacccacctccACTTCTACATGCACGACGCCTACACCGGCCCGGCTCCCACCGCCATGCGCGTCGTCTCCGGCCGCTCCTTGCTGCAGTCCACCACCGACATCGTCGacggctcgtcgccgccgcggcagtTCGGGGACATCGTGGTGCTGAACAACGCGCTGACGGAGGGGCCGGACGCCGGCAGCGCGCGCGTGGGCACGGCGCAGGGGTTCGGGGTGCGGGTGTCGGAGGGCGGGTTGGTGACGGACCTGAGCATGCACCTGGTGATGGAGGCCGGCGAGCACCGCGGCAGCTCGGTGGCGATCAAGGGCCGGatcgacgtcggcgtcggcgtgcgcGAGTCGGTGGTCGTCGGCGGCACCGGCCGGTTCCGGCTCGCGCGCGGGTACATGGCCAGCAGCAGCTACGACtacagcctcgccgccggcggcgtcgtcgagaTCCACGTCTACCTGCAGCACTAG
- the LOC127755080 gene encoding dirigent protein 1-like, translating to MASLSSLLLGCFLLAAAVFLHRNGASTTTTTTHLHFYMHDAYTGPAPTAMRVVSGRSLLDGDNGNGNGNGDDGSPPRQFGDIVALNNALTEGPSAGSARVGTAQGFAVRVSEGGVVSDLSLHMVLEAGEHRGSSVTAKGRIDMDAGERESVVIGGTGRFRLARGYMVTKNYDYSLATGGIVEIDLYLKH from the coding sequence ATGgcgtccctctcctccctcctcctcggctgCTTCCTCCTCGCAGCCGCCGTCTTCCTCCACCGCAAcggcgcctccaccaccaccaccaccacccacctccACTTCTACATGCACGACGCCTACACCGGCCCGGCTCCCACCGCCATGCGCGTCGTCTCCGGCCGCTCCCTGCTCGACGGCGAcaacggcaacggcaacggcaacggcgacgacggctcgccgccgcggcagtTCGGCGACATCGTGGCGCTGAACAACGCGCTGACGGAGGGGCCATCCGCCGGCAGCGCGCGCGTGGGCACGGCGCAGGGGTTCGCGGTGCGGGTGTCGGAGGGCGGCGTGGTGTCGGACCTGAGCCTGCACATGGTGCTGGAGGCCGGCGAGCACCGCGGCAGCTCGGTGACGGCGAAGGGCCGCATCGACAtggacgccggcgagcgcgagTCGGTGGTGATCGGCGGCACGGGGCGGTTCCGGCTCGCGCGCGGGTACATGGTCACCAAGAACTACGACTACAGCCTCGCCACCGGTGGCATCGTCGAGATCGACCTCTACCTGAAGCACTAG